The Kitasatospora paranensis genome has a window encoding:
- the melC1 gene encoding apotyrosinase chaperone MelC1, producing the protein MSDTGHSTDLTRRRMLQGAGIAFTAAVGTAVIGLTGPAGTPAAAAGTEGTEPFDEIYRGRRIQGLPGAGGTGHHHHGGPEYTVLVNGRELHSMRNADGTWISVINHYQPQPTPRALARAAVAELQGAALVPLA; encoded by the coding sequence CACCGACCTCACCCGCCGCCGAATGCTCCAGGGCGCCGGCATCGCCTTCACCGCCGCCGTCGGCACCGCCGTCATCGGCCTCACCGGCCCGGCCGGCACACCCGCCGCCGCAGCCGGGACGGAGGGCACCGAACCCTTCGACGAGATCTACCGCGGCCGCCGGATCCAGGGCCTGCCCGGAGCCGGCGGCACGGGCCACCACCACCACGGCGGGCCGGAGTACACCGTGCTCGTCAACGGCCGCGAACTGCACAGCATGCGCAACGCCGACGGTACCTGGATCAGCGTCATCAACCACTACCAGCCGCAGCCCACGCCGCGCGCGCTGGCCCGCGCCGCCGTCGCGGAGCTGCAGGGCGCGGCCCTCGTCCCGCTCGCCTGA